The following are encoded in a window of Brettanomyces bruxellensis chromosome 9, complete sequence genomic DNA:
- a CDS encoding uncharacterized protein (BUSCO:EOG09260K4B), with protein sequence MIEFFLLLLAAYSLLLLLVNAALGRGISVKGILWLQLLYIRVSKSSFTLKMGSISLTVHPFGLLNWNKNNKFGGSLLKLNLSNIVLSLNDATSNHTDNSQTEHGQLVEKTNNENAQTHTSLTKEIQRILQILSRFYWLLPIEVSVHNFALRSCDTLMKTQGLSFCVGRVKHTGKDSRKCVTLSTQLEISGISVNEYSVLNDLKINIQLDSPLNSQELSFKNVSISVNINGLDMDIDMLSKLLSDIRLASTNKGQKIDVKVSKSSNAEKRNDLIDIVKATRISNLSVSADKIFMKYNGIDYLSDGFFFGIDSKCPELQRLLSTNFHKVAISIASLTVNPEKYPKLKLQMNFINFASLIDIRRTIFAFSHINEQDYGKHISKEDPFLVRSFFTITNFNISASLDDFLLMDSTGKETKNGPQDLHILVAEDDKYSKTSSEIGMMPDYRRSNIILLARKIRIKLQILSFAFDLLLNDNFGIEFLMDDLRLDSLASEGPTLFEPDTNYSMMKPMTLVSRTIQARIVEGKEKMTKIIELDKLDILGTVSVGRDSFYFDEMKIEINQTEVLFQDVNMFKKMAHIVKTLRSNFDMNNKNLPAVKPSNSSSQNTNTELRSNVIRNLKFHLGKIKFAACFENPVPYFNGVSQSDMNKYVRGYSFHVHDTGFDINVDSNGKDFVFDYYISRVGFYLIRDFTNERKQQLFPRFLSFNNFKCSYDTRNNSLELRIPKLDGDISIEVIWSVMFATKILTEAFIHEQNKNMSVGVKTNKKKKKSKLPRMLLRLDFLMMKLKLPSNIDLAIELDSLSVTNTTAEFRAFRVYAVNPHSTEYWSPMLIFTHGNVKYSNYGNAEPIDISFFSSRLEIPFEYVFYQTFDNARAFHKAINQIKLMFKNILFTDPNDKTFSIPIIPPSKVDKPPKIPKLRIRSKLFKFCMHDDPFEVQFTKCLLMGTVEQKIRLAKLAAFEKYREKIERKLEERYTSLKFENGRAKVPEYYKLNRNGEKQTTTTVLENDKRTQLKTDKRSHLVNEISENVDDEYDNYLKDYHQYIEIPKSRVLSNLSESWILRVINSRNSSSMKDNENSSDPRVRKEFLDKYPVMVTGDVPPLFSLSIKDLELNLDQPSFGLDKYPDFLYGVGGQIPKDTEYGILLPVHLDLYSSSVEIQLKDYPLPILAFGGGQHDKYDAIRITGDLVIAEQMYTPDEMRYNFVPFVSQYNDIHQTDNLYAFHVSRTMTNVKFISKLNTHVKSKRPAVICWASAIQPALTCMMNSFDVLSKPPIDRSPSIGFWDKIPLLFHTKWTFDCENGIDLFIKAGSSPYDYLGEAAGFLFRWSENAVLKINSTGKPEEFLRIESGKFEIDIPSFHLSSTADILLFQSEARDLYSVLKTLIKLSSKPVIWNLGFSFERNLDTKTTRHPGFAPRTKAFKPHYLVRLKNPITFKNEKDKKTHDSYSGWRSDYIHMAVTVQSKGGTYTHNSAHLTPLTFSRFFRWWNTFHESLGLPIKGGKLFSNKELISCKMKSPKFGQHLFSISYQIDLSAVKLAHIYRHAVDLRANSKVSFTGLKCLIDKLLVDIHQSKRGRVVLDKNMMEMGQALSLRMTKGILDFEGTDLRIVNSEFNETSPAGMLAKEIGLQNNESSDASFDDVSSISYSTVSQDSCFNEWYDHNDFIELDSPTVYEEIPKWKAIKMAHTPRFYYVRDLGNSSFEYPFDEVQMHTHACQIDKRNFSQEPTKIADTRIAQIRQLLDIKRSILEKEPKSKSTQLQINQLEEKLAKILQLKGNFKEGVFPRFKDLDKKDTEDAAERELSRCISSASSYVAKSIATTGTISPIHPSTYKNRFIIYNIEAVWDTRTKNLFLNYIDRVTDRRSLVFSLSHKAVKLAEDLSTKLEMDKQNMPEGEGYESELQSSTVLIEHFDQMLHDISMIEDGRAEDTYLMKFIYPQFRVSGTDNACLLAMANQIVARNVEIELAGYSAGYVDTDVPIESRWGLTVSELNLYVLERQKALKNEYQIYSPSDNIWPPSLPFEMYYSSENLKDATVIWNLTCGMLVNNPNELHIGYVAGQDNNALKENIRVAAPMVRLRANSKQYAAILDCALSLIKYQKTESQKLKQIVKKLVKFSDIGDLNQVARYIENLQQEIRQLERCKEIMRISDEDSYRKNNTAVNVELERDFLHLNALAGYLQEIKSVRYNDSYDMRQLLLTAFNVEVQLLTDDGKPFLDLIAVDSFYSTMQRPDGASQNQVCIFDFVAKDNHPAAKYKTVISRLETGGKPLCFVDWSLLPPVGGITIMQKRTIDFAPIRLQIDYRLAKEIYQFVFPNSCVKVKSAAIISSSSDDEGAVDDLFETMSTETEDSDSSTDVLSTSSSMTSGRTSNSSLIGSGKVHRSLGKILNRSSVRSTSSASVNMKKPLKENSKAVAKDNFRTDDNYAEMERRSNLYMLGNVIMINPMKLSFTFKGKGALRLINVSNMILDIPKIEFGNTLISNEEFLALLRVKILKIALKNVPRFIQSKFKSDDDDSHNKIQSEVAAASLNPDTLIDDSKMPSGSAGNSRTTSAKSRFLDPDLLEPNVERLKKIRSRHSVSRGSIANKAQQILDPGNNQKKLTKDQILCREFRIPDSETIVNESMVEVSISSSFLRYRVSHMKEIGLAPNIQNSFNGKLTLTQDYLLFMDTYNELACSFVIQLPMVKRIQRIHRAYDFAIALLTMNGLEITIKFIGIKSQCERFGQHLVSLLRKNLSVVDAISEFRKGLYSEFLLSKNRCNSLEVNGPPAGGLGWSFKFPGNTIKLKDRRKMRRWFDFFRENGRNFALVRNVTFYRLVSYGLPNKLRGEIWETCSGSIYLRYLHANEYEKILADHVDEMSQAIEEIEKDLNRSLPEYPAYQNAEGINRLRRVLSAYSWKNPDVGYCQAMNIVAAALLIYMSEEQAFWCLNVLCDKIIPGYYSKTMYGVMLDQKVFDSLVSKTLPLLDTHFKKHDIQLSIVTLPWFLSFFLSNMPLIYAFRIVDMLLLHGSRVLFQISLAIIRVNGESLLKCEEDGECIAIFKDYFTTLSDPEVSVFKQDRVRTRFDNLWEVAFREFSMVDDKTIKQLREKFSNEVFQGIEVFIKRTELRNLPKTHNLTKTQISNVYDRYYHVLMGGEGNPPDQSSCNMDFESFVIFMSQLVDWVDIDDESSKKLKFLGRLYANWSSDGIMSLATLIVGIDKLMDKDIMNSLSNFIALYDDKKDGKIGRERIIGLAEDLIFITAPWREGKLFDDITNEAIEAEIARKIVERREILKERGLDVSEDEIILPDQVRFNQQKWQGKQTERYLKSGSNFLQMIFKYAQPADDPEEPLIDLGDIPDNIKKENARHNAALDPSRPVYITASTFRMVILADETYESFFRTQFWKSFHVDDKINENVGVVDNIRGMFIHFLADGRRVAVQVRKRMDDASKAGKNSQIQNMKRDDGMQPEESSSKNTDSSSLMSSGANSNKSARKRNLFNDDKNIDSDNGEDENDEDDNFGSFVGAENDEFNEIPLGGNEMKVLHTPSEVKKEAELVRRFESTGLN encoded by the exons CCACAAGAATTTCTAATCTCTCCGTTTCTGCAGATAAGATTTTCATGAAGTATAATGGGATCGATTACTTATCAGACGGGTTCTTTTTCGGTATTGATAGCAAATGCCCAGAATTGCAGAGATTGCTGTCCACAAATTTTCATAAAGTTGCAATCAGCATAGCTTCACTTACAGTCAATCCAGAAAAGTACCCGAAATTAAAGCTTCAAATGAATTTCATAAATTTTGCAAGCTTAATTGATATTCGGAGAACAATCTTTGCTTTTAGTCACATTAATGAGCAAGATTATGGCaaacatatttcaaaggaAGATCCATTCCTTGTTAGGAGCTTTTTCACAATCACAAATTTTAACATATCTGCATCGTTGGATGACTTTTTACTAATGGACAGCACAGGcaaagaaacaaagaatGGACCACAAGATTTACATATATTGGTTGCGGAGGATGACAAATACTCCAAGACCAGTTCAGAAATTGGTATGATGCCAGACTATCGAAGATCAAATATAATACTACTTGCCAGAAAGATTAGGATCAAGCTTCAGATTTTAAGTTTTGCATTTGATCTTCTATTAAACGATAATTTTGGGATTGAATTCTTAATGGATGATTTGCGGTTGGATTCATTGGCTAGTGAGGGGCCCACTCTATTTGAACCAGATACAAACTACTCAATGATGAAGCCAATGACTTTAGTTTCCAGAACCATTCAGGCAAGAATTGTTGaggggaaagaaaagatgactAAAATCATTGAATTAGACAAGCTTGACATTTTGGGAACAGTTTCTGTTGGAAGAGATTCATTCtactttgatgaaatgaaGATAGAGATCAATCAAACAGAGGTTTTGTTTCAAGACGTTAATatgttcaaaaaaatggcaCATATAGTAAAAACGTTGAGGTCGAATTTTGATATGAACAACAAAAATCTTCCAGCAGTAAAACCATCTAATTCGTCATCACAAAATACCAACACAGAGTTGCGCTCGAATGTAATAAGAAATCTGAAGTTCCATCTTGGCAAAATTAAGTTTGCAGCATGCTTCGAGAACCCTGTTCCATACTTCAATGGAGTTTCACAATCAGACATGAACAAATATGTTCGTGGCTATTCGTTCCATGTTCATGATACTGGATTTGATATTAATGTTGATTCGAATGGAAAAGATTTCGTTTTTGattattatatttcacGTGTTGGTTTCTATCTAATCCGTGATTTCACCAACGAAAGGAAACAGCAACTCTTTCCtcgttttctttcattCAATAACTTCAAGTGTAGTTATGACACACGCAATAATTCTTTGGAGTTAAGAATTCCAAAGCTCGATGGCGATATATCCATTGAAGTGATTTGGTCAGTTATGTTTGCCACAAAGATTTTAACGGAAGCTTTCATTCATGAAcagaacaaaaatatgaGCGTGGGTGTGAAAActaacaagaagaagaaaaagagtaAGCTTCCAAGGATGTTGTTACGCCTAGactttttgatgatgaaactgaAACTCCCATCTAACATTGATTTAGCGATTGAACTTGATTCTCTTTCTGTTACAAACACGACTGCAGAGTTCAGAGCATTTCGAGTATATGCGGTTAATCCTCACAGTACTGAATACTGGAGTCCAATGCTGATTTTCACACATGGAAATGTGAAATATAGTAATTACGGAAATGCTGAGCCCATTGATATCTCATTCTTCTCATCGAGGCTCGAAATCCCATTTGAATATGTGTTTTATCAGACATTTGACAACGCTAGGGCATTTCATAAGGCAATCAACCAGATTAAATTGATGTTCAAAAACATTCTTTTCACTGATCCAAACGATAAAACTTTCTCAATTCCGATAATACCGCCTTCGAAAGTGGACAAACCTCcaaaaattccaaaattGAGAATAAGATCAAAGCTTTTTAAGTTCTGCATGCATGACGATCCATTTGAGGTACAATTTACCAAATGCCTCTTGATGGGCACAGTTGAGCAAAAGATACGATTAGCAAAACTGGCTGCGTTCGAAAAATACCGTGAAAAGATTGAACggaaacttgaagaaagatataCTTCattgaaatttgaaaacgGTCGCGCGAAGGTTCCGGAGTATTATAAATTGAATAGGAATGGAGAGAAACAGACAACCACTACGGTTTTGGAGAACGACAAAAGAACTCAATTGAAGACCGACAAAAGATCTCATCTTGTGAATGAGATCAGTGAAAATGTGGATGATGAGTATGACAATTACTTGAAAGATTATCATCAATATATCGAAATTCCAAAAAGCCGTGTACTTTCTAATTTGAGTGAATCGTGGATTTTGAGAGTGATCAACAGTAGAAATTCCTCATCTATGAAGGATAATGAGAATTCGTCGGATCCTCGTGTGAGGAAAGAATTTTTGGATAAATACCCTGTCATGGTAACAGGTGATGTTCCTCcgcttttttcactttcgaTTAAGGATTTGGAGCTTAATCTTGATCAACCATCATTTGGTCTTGACAAATACCCGGACTTCCTTTATGGAGTTGGTGGACAGATACCAAAAGACACCGAATATGGAATTTTGCTACCTGTTCATTTGGATCTTTACTCGTCGTCGGTTGAAATTCAGTTGAAAGATTATCCACTTCCAATATTGGCGTTTGGTGGTGGCCAACATGATAAATACGATGCTATTCGCATTACTGGTGATCTGGTAATTGCCGAACAGATGTACACGCCTGACGAAATGAGATATAATTTTGTTCCATTTGTGTCCCAATATAACGATATTCATCAAACAGATAATCTCTATGCATTCCATGTTTCAAGGACAATGACCAACGTTAAATTCATATCAAAACTTAATACACAtgtgaaatcaaaaaggCCTGCGGTGATTTGTTGGGCAAGCGCCATTCAACCAGCTCTGACATGCATGATGAATAGTTTTGATGTTCTATCTAAACCGCCAATCGATAGAAGTCCTTCGATTGGATTTTGGGATAAGATTCCTCTTCTATTCCATACAAAGTGGACATTTGACTGCGAAAATGGAATTGATTTGTTTATCAAAGCAGGTTCTTCGCCATACGATTATTTAGGAGAAGCTGCTGGATTTCTTTTCAGATGGAGTGAGAATGCGGTTCTCAAGATCAATAGTACTGGTAAACCGGAAGAGTTTCTAAGAATTGAAAGcggaaaatttgaaatagaTATTCCTAGCTTCCATTTATCGAGTACCGCAGACATTTTACTTTTCCAAAGTGAGGCAAGAGATTTATACTCGGTCTTGAAAACATTGATAAAGCTTAGCAGCAAACCGGTCATTTGGAATCTAGGATTctcttttgaaagaaactTAGATACTAAAACTACAAGACACCCGGGCTTTGCGCCAAGAACAAAGGCATTCAAACCCCATTATCTTGTTCGCTTAAAGAATCCTATCAcatttaaaaatgaaaaagataaaaagacACATGATTCATACAGTGGCTGGAGAAGTGATTACATTCACATGGCAGTCACTGTTCAATCCAAGGGTGGAACATACACACACAATTCTGCTCATTTAACACCATTAACATTTTCCCGATTTTTCCGTTGGTGGAATACCTTTCATGAAAGTTTGGGACTTCCTATAAAGGGTGGAAAATTATTTTCGAATAAGGAGCTCATATCTTGTAAGATGAAGTCTCCTAAATTTGGACAACACTTATTTTCTATTAGTTATCAGATTGATTTAAGCGCTGTCAAGTTGGCACATATTTACCGACACGCTGTTGATTTACGTGCCAACAGTAAAGTGTCATTTACGGGACTTAAATGCTTGATTGATAAGTTGCTGGTTGATATTCATCAAAGTAAAAGGGGAAGAGTGGTActtgataaaaatatgatggAAATGGGTCAAGCTCTTTCGCTTCGGATGACTAAAGGTATTCTGGATTTTGAAGGAACTGATTTAAGAATTGTAAACTCCGAGTTCAATGAGACGTCACCTGCGGGTATGCTTGCGAAGGAGATTGGacttcaaaacaatgaaagTAGTGATGCAtcatttgatgatgtttCAAGTATATCTTACAGTACAGTGTCACAAGATTCGTGTTTTAATGAGTGGTATGATCATAATGATTTCATTGAACTAGATTCGCCAACAGTTTATGAGGAGATTCCAAAATGGAAGGCAATAAAGATGGCACATACACCGAGATTTTATTATGTAAGGGATCTTGGAAACtcatcttttgaatatcCATTTGATGAAGTGCAAATGCATACCCATGCTTGCCAGATTGACAAGAGAAACTTTTCGCAGGAACCAACCAAGATTGCCGATACTAGAATAGCTCAAATACGTCAACTTCTAGACATTAAGAGGtcaattcttgaaaaagagcCAAAGTCTAAGTCAACCCAATTGCAAATTAATCAGCTTGAGGAAAAACTTGCCaaaattcttcaattgAAAGGAAACTTTAAGGAAGGGGTCTTTCCTCGATTCAAGGACTTGGATAAGAAAGACACAGAGGATGCTGCAGAGAGAGAACTTTCAAGGTGTATATCCTCTGCTTCCTCCTATGTTGCGAAATCTATCGCAACAACAGGTACAATTTCTCCAATTCATCCTTCAACTTATAAGAATCGGTTCATTATCTACAATATTGAAGCAGTCTGGGATACCAGAACTAAGAATTTGTTTCTAAACTACATTGATAGGGTGACCGATCGGCGTTCGTTAGTATTCAGTCTGTCTCATAAGGCGGTGAAGTTGGCAGAAGATCTCAGTACCAAACTAGAGATGGATAAGCAAAATATGCCtgaaggagaaggataCGAAAGCGAGTTACAATCATCTACAGTTTTAATTGAACACTTTGACCAGATGCTTCATGATATAAGCATGATTGAGGATGGAAGGGCTGAAGATACTTATTTAATGAAATTCATTTATCCACAATTCCGAGTTAGTGGGACAGACAATGCTTGTCTTCTAGCCATGGCAAATCAAATAGTAGCCAGAAATGTGGAAATTGAATTGGCTGGGTATTCTGCCGGATACGTTGATACAGATGTTCCAATAGAATCACGGTGGGGATTAACTGTTTCGGAGTTGAATCTTTATGTGTTGGAGAGACAGAAAGCATTAAAAAACGAGTACCAAATATATTCACCATCGGATAATATCTGGCCTCCAAGTTTGCCGTTTGAAATGTATTATTCTTCAGAGAACCTGAAAGATGCCACAGTCATCTGGAACTTGACATGTGGAATGTTGGTGAACAATCCAAATGAGCTTCACATTGGATACGTTGCAGGACAAGATAACAATGCTTTGAAAGAGAATATCAGAGTTGCGGCTCCGATGGTCAGATTGAGGGCCAATAGCAAACAGTATGCTGCAATATTGGATTGTGCCCTTTCTCTCATCAAGTATCAAAAAACTGAAAGCCAGAAGCTGAAGCAGATTGTAAAGAAATTGGTCAAATTTTCAGATATTGGCGACTTGAATCAGGTTGCTCGATACATTGAAAACTTACAGCAAGAAATAAGACAACTTGAGAGGTGTAAAGAAATAATGAGAATATCCGATGAGGATTCATacagaaaaaataacacGGCAGTTAACGTGGAGCTTGAAAGAGACTTCTTACACTTGAATGCACTTGCAGGGTACTTACAAGAAATTAAATCTGTCAGGTATAATGACTCTTATGATATGAGACAATTATTGTTAACTGCATTTAATGTTGAGGTTCAACTTTTGACTGATGATGGAAAGCCATTTCTTGACTTGATTGCTGTGGACAGCTTTTATTCTACTATGCAAAGACCCGATGGAGCCAGTCAGAACCAGGTCTGCATCTTTGACTTTGTTGCAAAAGACAACCATCCGGCAGCAAAGTATAAAACAGTCATTTCAAGACTTGAAACGGGCGGGAAGCCGCTATGCTTTGTTGATTGGAGTTTACTTCCTCCAGTTGGCGGTATCACCATTATGCAAAAACGAACCATTGATTTTGCCCCGATCCGACTACAGATAGATTACAGATTGGCAAAGGAAATCTATCAATTTGTCTTTCCGAACAGCTGTGTTAAAGTCAAGTCAGCCGCGATCATTAGTAGTAGCAGTGACGATGAAGGTGCTGTGGATGATTTATTTGAGACGATGTCGACTGAAACAGAAGATTCTGACAGTTCCACAGATGTACTGTCGACAAGTAGTTCTATGACGTCAGGAAGAACCTCGAATTCATCTCTCATTGGCTCAGGGAAGGTCCACAGGAGTCTGGGAAAGATTCTTAATCGCTCTTCGGTGAGATCTACATCATCTGCCAGTGTGAATATGAAAAAGCCACTAAAAGAGAATTCTAAGGCCGTTGCTAAGGATAACTTCCGTACAGATGACAATTATGCTGAGATGGAACGGAGATCGAACCTGTATATGTTGGGAAATGTGATCATGATTAATCCTATGAAACTATCTTTTACATTTAAGGGTAAAGGTGCTCTCAGACTTATTAATGTGTCGAACATGATTCTTGATATTCCCAAAATTGAGTTTGGAAATACATTAATTTCCAACGAAGAATTTTTGGCTTTATTGAGAGTGAAGATATTAAAGATCGCCTTGAAAAATGTTCCAAGATTCATTCAGAGCAAGTTTAAgagtgatgatgacgattcGCATAACAAAATCCAAAGTGAGGTTGCGGCTGCATCCCTGAATCCGGACACACTAATTGATGACAGTAAGATGCCTTCCGGTTCAGCCGGAAATAGCAGAACCACATCCGCCAAAAGTAGATTTCTTGACCCAGATTTACTAGAGCCGAATGTCGAAAGATTAAAAAAGATACGGTCTAGACATTCTGTTTCGAGGGGAA GTATCGCCAATAAGGCACAGCAGATACTTGACCCAGGAAACAACCAAAAGAAGCTTACAAAGGATCAGATATTATGCCGGGAGTTTCGAATTCCTGACTCAGAAACAATTGTGAATGAGTCGATGGTAGAAGTATCTATCTCCAGTAGCTTTCTTAGGTACAGGGTATCACATATGAAGGAAATAGGCTTAGCCCCGAATATTCAAAACTCCTTCAACGGGAAGCTCACACTCACTCAAGATTATCTCTTATTTATGGACACATATAATGAATTAGCATGCTCATTTGTGATTCAACTACCAATGGTGAAACGTATTCAACGAATCCACAGGGCGTACGATTTTGCGATTGCACTCTTGACAATGAATGGCTTGGAAATTACTATAAAATTCATTGGGATCAAGTCACAATGTGAAAGATTCGGACAACATCTTGTGAGCTTATTACGGAAGAATCTCTCAGTCGTGGATGCAATTTCAGAGTTTCGGAAAGGACTCTATTCAGAATTTTTACTATCGAAGAACAGATGCAATTCACTTGAGGTTAATGGACCGCCTGCGGGAGGATTGGGATGGAGTTTCAAGTTTCCGGGAAACACAATAAAACTGAAGGATCGTCGCAAGATGAGGAGAtggtttgatttttttcggGAAAACGGTCGGAACTTTGCTCTGGTTCGCAACGTTACTTTTTATCGATTGGTCAGCTACGGGTTACCGAACAAATTGAGGGGTGAAATTTGGGAAACTTGTTCCGGATCCATATACCTTCGTTATTTGCATGCAAATGAATATGAAAAGATATTGGCTGACCACGTGGATGAAATGTCACAGGCAATTGAGGAGATAGAGAAAGACTTAAATCGGTCGTTACCCGAATACCCGGCATACCAAAATGCCGAAGGTATCAACAGGCTAAGAAGGGTACTCTCTGCTTATTCATGGAAAAATCCTGATGTGGGATACTGCCAAGCAATGAACATCGTTGCTGCTGCTCTGTTGATTTATATGTCCGAAGAACAAGCTTTTTGGTGCTTGAATGTTCTCTGTGACAAAATAATACCCGGATATTATTCAAAAACAATGTATGGTGTGATGCTTGATCAAAAAGTATTTGATTCTTTAGTGTCGAAAACATTGCCACTGTTGGATACTCATTTCAAAAAGCATGATATTCAACTATCTATTGTGACTTTGCCATggtttctttcatttttcctcAGCAACATGCCTCTTATTTATGCATTCAGAATTGTGGACATGCTTTTGCTACATGGATCAAGAGTTCTCTTTCAAATATCATTGGCTATTATTCGGGTGAATGGAGAAAGCTTGTTAAAATGTGAAGAGGACGGTGAGTGCATTGCAATTTTTAAGGACTATTTTACTACTTTGAGTGACCCTGAAGTTTCCGTTTTTAAGCAAGACCGGGTTCGCACTAGATTTGATAATCTTTGGGAAGTGGCCTTTAGAGAATTCTCCATGGTCGATGATAAGACCATTAAGCAATTACGGGAAAAGTTTAGCAATGAGGTTTTCCAAGGAATTGAAGTCTTCATCAAGCGTACAGAATTAAGAAATCTACCTAAAACACACAATCTTACAAAGACGCAAATTTCTAATGTTTATGACAGGTACTATCATGTTTTAATGGGAGGAGAAGGGAATCCTCCTGATCAAAGCTCATGTAATATGGACTTTGAATCGTTCGTTATATTTATGTCACAATTGGTAGACTGGGTggatattgatgatgagtcttccaagaagttgaagtttTTAGGACGTTTGTATGCAAACTGGTCGAGCGATGGAATCATGAGCCTTGCTACGTTAATTGTTGGAATTGACAAACTAATGGACAAGGATATTATGAATTCTCTTTCCAATTTCATTGCTCTTTATGATGACAAGAAGGATGgcaaaattggaagagaacGGATTATCGGACTGGCAGAGGatttaatatttattacGGCTCCATGGAGGGAGGGAAAACTATTTGATGATATTACAAATGAAGCTATTGAAGCTGAAATTGCTCGTAAAATTGTTGAACGTCGTGAGATTTTAAAAGAGAGAGGATTAGATGTGtctgaagatgaaatcATCCTTCCAGACCAAGTGAGGTTCAACCAGCAGAAATGGCAGGGCAAGCAAACAGAGAGATATTTGAAATCAGGATCTAATTTCCTTCAAATGATATTTAAATATGCTCAGCCTGCTGATGATCCAGAAGAGCCGTTGATAGATCTAGGCGATATTCCagataatataaaaaaggagaacGCAAGACATAATGCAGCGTTAGATCCATCACGGCCAGTCTACATAACGGCTTCAACATTTCGTATGGTTATTCTAGCTGATGAAACGTACGAATCATTCTTCAGGACGCAATTTTGGAAATCGTTTCATGTGGATGACAAAATCAACGAGAATGTTGGTGTGGTCGACAATATAAGGGGTATGtttattcatttcttgGCTGATGGAAGACGTGTTGCAGTTCAAGTTAGAAAGAGAATGGATGACGCTTCGAAAGCAGGAAAGAACAGCCAAATTCAGAACATGAAGAGGGACGATGGTATGCAACCAGAAGAATCGTCCTCAAAAAATACCGATTCTAGTAGTTTAATGTCATCTGGAGCCAACTCTAACAAGTCAGctaggaaaagaaatctcTTTAATGATGACAAGAACATCGATAGTGATAATGGTGAAGacgaaaatgatgaagatgataacTTTGGTAGTTTTGTGGGTGCAGAGAATGATGAATTTAACGAGATACCCCTCGgtggaaatgaaatgaaagtTCTACATACACCAAGCGAGGTAAAGAAGGAGGCCGAACTAGTTCGCAGATTCGAGTCTACGGGTTTAAATTAA